The window GCTCACTTTGACGGACAGCTTGGCGAACACGGAGCTCTCTGCGTTGGAGCCGCGGCTGCTGCGGGTGGAGGCCGACTCCGAGTTGGTTCCTTCGAAGAGCTTGGCCATGAAGCCCAGACCGGCCTGACGGATGTGAGAGCTGCCGGCAAACACGTACAGGACGGGGTTCACGCTGCTGCTCATGAAGGCGAACGCCGTCACGTTGGGACGGGCCACTTTTGCTGCTTTGAGGACGGAAGAGGAGGAGCCCTGCATCACACCAATCACCTGCGAGAACAGACCGAACAGAGCATGCTTTACACTTCACACGCTGTTTATTCTTTAATTAGTTCATCCactaatttgcatgcattttctcTTATTAGTGAACTGACGGGCCGGTCAGAATGGATATTCAGATATCACGATGTTCCTAAATGGTTTGGGTCCATTCATGTAGTCAAGACTAAATGCGCTGCTTTGTTTGAACTACATTCATTTCATGCTTAGTACTCAATGCACTTTATCTGTGCGGAAGTAATGCAACTAAAGATAAACcgaagtatatttgattgtgaTGAAGCGAAACTCCAGGAAGACTCGACTTTAAATATCTCGCCTTAAAGACCgatgtttttcaaagaatatAGAGTCACGTTTTAGGCGTAAcgttaagaaatgtgcattgtgcgCAATTATTAGTCCAAATTAAGTTTCATTATGATTTTACAAGTTTCGAGTGATGCCAGTAATTCATgaaataaatgccttttaatGTACGTGACCCTGGAGAACAAGTACTTGGGTGTATTTGTAGaaacagccaaaaatacaccgtatgggtcaaaatgatcgatttttttaaagccaaaaaTGCTTCgggtattaattaaaaatcatgttccatacaaaaacaaaaatttcctaccataaaatttttttttgtttattaataagatcttcatttggacagctttaaaaacaattttgcGTCTCACCCAAATATTGCCTTATCCTAAATTTTGAGGTTAAAGGTCGTACTTTTTTACTAGGATAACCCTTTGAATGAATCGCTACAAATGACCTTTTAAGAAAACTATCAAGTAAAGCGTGTTTGTGGTCAAAAGGTATAAAGAAACTCAAAATATCAATGAAATCCGATTGTTTGGAAGCATTGAAACACGAGAGATATAACTCACGAGATTTCCTCTATACTAGTCTTTTAGTCTCACCTGTAGGATGTTGATGAGGTGATACGGCAGCCAGAAGACGGTGAAGGCAgtgatgatgaggaggatgagggcGTTCCCTCTTCCTTTGCGCTGGAACATGGCGCTGCGCAGCCGGCAGATCACCGAGACGTAGCAGAACAGGATGAAGCTGAAGGGCAGCAGGAAACCCAGGACAGTCTCAGACAGGTACTGGAAGATTTCGTGAGCGTCGCTGTTCCAGTGGTACGGCATACACACGTGCATGGTGGGAAGGAACGCCTTCACCGTCCTGTGAtgagaaacacaaagaaacgTTGTTAGTTAGTTGTTGATACAGCCAATGCAATTTAGGAGAGCAATacattaagtgtgtgtgtgtgtgtctgtgtgtgtgtgtctgtctgtgtgtgtgtgtgtctgtgtgtgtgtgtgtgcgtctgtgtgtgtgtgtgtgtgtgtgtctgtgtgtttgtgtgtgtctgtctgtctgtctgtgtgtgtgtgtctgtctgtgtgtgtgtgtgtgtgtgtgtgtgtgtgtgtgtgtgtgtgtgtgtgtgtgtgtgtttgtgtgtgtgtgtctgtctgtgtgtgtgtgtgtgtgtgtgtgtgtgtgtgtgtgtgtgtgtgtgtctgtgtgtgtgtgtgtgtgtgtgtgtgtgtgtgtgtgtgtctgtctctgtgtgtgtgtgtgtatctgtgtgtgtctgtgtgtgtgtgtgtgtgtgtgtgtgtgtgtgtgtgtgtgtgtgctgtgtgtgtgtgtgtgtgtgtgtgtgtgtgtgtgtgtgtgtgtgtgtgtgtgtgtgtgtctgtctgtgtgtgtgtgtgtgtgtgtgtgtgtgtgtgtgtgtgtgtgtgtgtctgtgtgtgtgtgtgtgtgtgtgtgtctgtctgtgtgtgtgtgtgtctgtgtctgtgtgtctgtgtgtgtgcgtctgtgtgtgtgtgtgtgtgtgtgtgtgtgtgtgtgtgtgtgtgtgtgtgtgtgtgtgtgtgtctgtgtgtgtgtgtgtgtgtatgtgtgtgtgtgtgtgtctgtgtgtgtgtgcgtctgtgtgtgtgtgtctgtgtgtgtgtgtgtgtgtgtgtgtgtgtgtgtgtctgtgtgtgtgtgtctgtgtgtgtgtgtgtctgtgtgtgtgtgtgtgtgtctgtgttgttACTGGCACTACATTTTGACTTTGTGGAGACATTTTTTTAGTCGGCCCATATCATACATCTCTTTTATACTGCTACTTAAGTTTCTGATTGATTATGTCTGATCACTTCCTCATTTAATATGTGAAATAATAAGAATACATCAAAGTTGATGAGCAGTTTTTACACCGCTTTTTACTATTGAACGCGATGTActgtatttagtttattttacataGAGTTAAACGATTAGCATGTGCCCGGCATCGTTTATCACACAAGCCTTAGGAAAATTAACCAtgtttttactacaaataaaaccaGGTTAATAGAGTTAAACCACAGTAACCACAAATAAACCACAGTTGTGCTGCACTAGCCTTTTATCTACTGTAGTAAATCTGTGTTTGTACTAATGGTCACTACACTTTcactacaataataaaataataataaaaactaatatatatcaataatcataaaatacttgcttaaaaaaaacaaaaaaaccttaaagccatggtttaaaaaataaaaaaatacccaTTTACTTTCAAAACAACTTTCCACTTCAAGGACCTTAATAGAGAGAAAAGtctaaaataacaatgataataatcgAGGCTGTTTAACGATTTTCAACAAATATTGCAGTGGTTCAAATATTACTAATGTTGTGAGCACATGCATATTAATTTTGAatcaaaaaattgtttttgaatcatttaaaaaaatgttttgcgaCTGtgatcttttaattttaaaaaaacttctcaaaaattaaagattaataaaaaatatcagataattatttacaaaaactaaaaaaaaaaaatttatactTTACTACACTTTATTCACGGATGATTTATTGTTACACGTTaaggaaatatttatatatatatattgtcctTACGCCCGCAGCATTAATCTTTCAAATGTAGTTAAATGCATAGATTTccgtgaaataataataatataataataatataatataatataatataataatactacgcttaaataaagtaaatgcaaaaatgcacttATGAAAAATGAacgtatcatatatatatatatatatatatatatatatatatatagactcatgcatataaagtatatatatatatatatatatatatatatatatatatatatatatcctatacTATATCTGTGGAATCTCCTGTCCTAACTCCGTGGTGGTAGAACGGCATGGGCAGAGCCATCAGAAAGGCCATCACCCAGATGCCCAACATGACGGACAGCAGCCTCTTCCTGGTCCTCAGCCTCTGAGACAGAAAGGGCTTCGTGACGGCCAGCCAGCGGTCCATGCTCATCAGGCAGATCAGGTAGATGGAGGCGTACATGTTGACGCAGCACAGGTAGTGGACCGTCTTGCAGAGAGCGGGCCCGAACTCCCAGTGCAGCCCGCCCGCGAGGAAGCGGATGAAGAGCGGCGCGCTCAGGAGAACCAGCGCGTCCGCGGCGGACAGGTTCAGGATCAGCAGGCACGTGACGGAGCGGCGGCGCACGCGGCACAGCACCGACCACACCACGAACAGGTTCCCGGGAAACCGAACACGAAGGCGACGGCCAGGATAGCGATCCCGATCTGATGGGACAGGGCCAGGGGGACGCCGCGGGGCCCGAGCCGGTCCGGCCAGAGACGAGAGGTTCGCGGGGACCGGAGTGGCCATGTGTCGCGGTTTCTGCGGAGATGAAGCAAATCCTGGTTATAGTCTTTATATAAATCCTCATTCATCTTAATAGATagtagctattgtttttttgctgCGTCGGCAGTAGTATGCATTGCTCAACACAAAGGGAAGTTCCTCTTCTGGCTTTCgcaaatcaacaaaaaaaacaatcaaatttcACCATGACTGCGATTTTTAGGTGACTTTTAGAGCCTTCGTGCCGCACAACCATCATCGTCGTTTTAATATGACAGATGACACgtaattaattaaagaaaagtTTTCAGACATTAAACAGAAACCTTTAAACGTTGACAAGAAGGTCTCGGTTGCTCTAAAGCTATCCATCCAATATCGAATATCAACACgttgtacttttatttacttatatatatatttttatatatagttttccGTCACATCAAGTTAAAATAAACCCTTAAACGACAAAAAAATCCTCGTGCACGTGTTACTGAAAATGCACGTCAATTCACgcgagaataataataaataataataataataataataataataataataataataaaaaacaggaCTCACTTGGTTCCTTCCTAACTTTGGGCTCTCCAGACAACATTAACCCTTTAACATTAACAGACACGTCTGTTCAAAGTCTGCCTTCTTTAATTAATGCGACAACAGCGGTACCAAACCACAAagaagcagtgtgtgtgtgtgtgtgtgtgtgtgtgtgtgtgtgcgtgtgtgtgtgtgtgtgtgtgtgtgtgcgtgtgtgtttcttttaaagcaCGCCACAAGCTGTTTCACACGTCGTTGCCTAATCGTGCTTAAGATTGCagttcttgcattttttttaaccgaTCCTTGACgactttttatgatttttttttgtaaatatgataTATGCACAATGCAGAATTAGTCAACGGATTGTCTTCTATTAAGTTGCGCTGTTAGTCATCTTCTATGAAGCGTTTCCTGCCGACAGATGTGTTAACCAAGTTTTGCGCATTTCTAACAGATAAGCTCCTTCTCTTGTTAAACGTCTCAGTGCTTTGTTTCAATAACAATCATGTGAACATCGACTATTACAGATagcatattcaaataaaaaaggtcACCCATTTGCTCACTAAAACGTACTTTTCGTGTCGCTGAACTCCTCGCTCGGGTTTAATTCTGGAGACGCGCTCGCGCACGCGCACGCGCCCGATAAAGCCTTACCTCAGTCCCTTATCAAGCGTTCACGCGCGCGGATCGGCCAGTGGCAAACATACAGAGTCAGTTCTGACCCATTGTCTCGCGTCCTTATCGCTAGCATCTATTAAGTGCTGCTATTTAACGTCATCGCTTCCTCTTCACGCGCAGCACTTGAGAAACAGCCAGTTGCTTCAGACAGGAAAGAGCAAAGAACACTttccaaagagaaaaaaaaagaggcgtGAGCTGGTTCGATTGTTTCGGTGCGTTTTCTTTCTGTCTCGTTTCGTGCTCGAGCTCATCTTTCTGATGTGTGTTTCTTTATCTGGCCGTGTCTCGTGAGCAACGGTGCGCGCGCGCTTGATTTCCAAACGTCCCGCGCTGTTCTCATAATACGGTAGTGCACCGTTTCCAGCTCCCGGGCTGTTGTAACCAGGACGGGCCGCGCAACATCAGCAAGCGTCCATCCGGGGCTTTTTCTGCCTGAAGCGCACCCGAATCAAATAGTGAGGGGTTGCATCATGTTGTGCACTTGTGCAGCTCGAGGACGTTTCACATTGTAGTCAACCCCAAGCTTGCGAAAACGAACCACGGCGTATTTATTAGCGTCTGTGTAACCACCTCGGTTAATTTAGGGTGACCTTAAGAGACGTTTTCCTCGAATGCGCCCAGGATTTCGATATTGCCTGAAGCATCTGCGTTCTGGCTTCGTTTGCGTGCGGACCCGTGTTTAATATCGGTGAGCGCGGCCTGCTTGCGTAACGCCTCAGGCTCTGTATAGTTGAGGGGTTGCATCATGTTTTCAATCATTAGGTTACTTCCCACTTCCTGTTCCTTTCATGCTTCATGTTATATAGTTCTTGCGGCCTTAAAAATATGTCTGTTAGATCAAAAAGTCCCAAGACCTTGAGATAACGGCTGATTTGCTGCAGATGACTGTGAACGACTCGAGTCATTGAGCATCATTGCTTTATTTCCtcgtttttttcagaatttacaTTTCTTATCATTGTTCGTCGTCGTTCTTTATGCTTCACACGCACTCATTAAATCCACAAGGCTGCTATTTACACGTTTTCTTAATCTTCACACTTAAAGGGAAAGCCCACACGAAGACGACAACTCCCCGTAAGCTGCTCACCCTCATGGCTTTTTATCTTTTGGAACATTAAAAACGTTGAGATTGTTTCAAGTTTTATTGGTAAAAAGAGGTTCCCATGCAGCTCTGGGAGGTTCATGGAGGCCAGAAGAtcagaatcatttttaaaactatacaATATTTCATATCTCTGCCGTCATTTGAAAGCTTCAAGatgattttgtgatttttcttgaaTCCACATTTGAAAGCTTGAAGAAATCACGGGGTCTGAATGCACATTTTGTGTGAACCGacccttttcatttttaaatcatcaaTATTAAATCATCGCATTTAATATGAACGAtggtaaatatttgaaaaagttacattaaaatacattgttcAGTGGttcagacatattttaacacatAAACGCTCAAACTTTTCATTCGTTGCAATTCCATTCAAGTCTTTATACCCTGATTCTTTTGCTGTCATCTGGGTTCACcgtaaatattgtgaaaattcatgtgcatttgtttaaatatggCAGTTGTCAAGTATTTGAAGTCTTCTCTTCTTATTCCATCTCTTTGTAGTTTAATTCCTGAGGCTGTTTAAGATGAATGGTTTTATATACTCCCATACATAAAAGTTCTTCATAAGATCCTTAAACATTCATCATGAACTACTGGAAATATTATGGAATTGGTTTGAAAGAAACAGCACTTGGGGACTCTGTTGGCCCTGCTGAACaaaacagctaaaaccagcctaggaTGAttggctggtcttagctggtttaagctggttttagctggtctcccTGCCTGgctaggctggttttagctggtcctTCTAGCTGGTCTCCCAGCTTGACCAGATAAGAACAGCCTGGCAGGCTGGAATGCGCCAAAACCCCAACCGGGCTAAGCAGGATTTCTTAATTTTTCAGTGTCAACCCAACATTAAGCCTCTTCAATCTTTGGACCCGTCCATGCCAAGTACACCAGAGCGTTGCCTGGACGACGTGTGGCCCGCCCAGCCCCGATTCCATTGGTTTAAAACACGGCAAATCTTAGTGGTGTAGACCGTGCACGCCCATTCCTTTGTGTacgattttattattaatttggcCACATTACACAAATATTACGTGCTAACTCTACAAACATAGGTCTAACCGATGTCATTGTAGTCAgattacgttttttttgtttacaaataaacacTTGATATCGGTAGTTCAGAGTATTAAATCACTCTGAGCTGTAAATCTGTTCAATAGGTACGTGAGCACTTTTAAAGACTAAAAGAGACCATCGCTAtgattagtattttattaaaggCTATAATAActtctaaaaatatgaaatggcTTATCAGATTTGACAGTGATCCTGGTTCTTATCAGTAATAACTACAAATGGAGCTGCGATATGAACATTTATTGCTTAAACAATCACTTTATTACTGCtattttagtaaaaacaatatttttggttcatttattgtgaaaagcgcaataaaattagattaatttaatttaacgaTTAATTTATCATTCATCTGAGTAGCTATTAATAAACTTTGCCAATTGATTCTAAATAGTGCGTCCAAATAGATTATTCATAAAATCGTACATTAAAGACACATGCTCAATCCTCTACACTAATAACTAGTAAAATTGGGGATGGGCGGGGCGATACGTGCCCCTCCTTAATCTGTGGCCCCGGCCCTCGTCCAGGCTCTGGGGTCACTCTTCCAAGCAGGTGCCTTCGGTCTCTCGGTCGCGTGTCGCCCTCTACTGGACAAACACTCATTTTGGACataacagacattttttttaacagtcagAACCTGTTCCTCGtccattatttaacatttaaacccCGTGTGGGCGCCTCGGTTCTCGGTCCGGTGATGCTTTGGCACCGACCTGTTCTCTTGTTTTTGGGGTACACCACTggtaaacgtttttttttttttttttttttaaatacaaacttGACCTCCATCCGCCACAAAAGCACAAGCTGTCCCGATTCACCCACCGTGCCGACGCACAGCCCGACGCGATCACCACCGTAACGAGTCGCCGGACGCTCACTTTCCGTTCTTCTGCGGCGCAGCTTTAATAACCGCGTTCGCGTTAGCGGCCGTGCTGGTGGTGGAGTCTGAGTCTTTGTCTTTGAGACTTTCTCTCTCGTCGGTCTCCCTCTCTCGGTCGCGGCTGTTCTGATTGCTGCGCCGGATCCTCCGCGTCGTCTCCAGCGCCGTTCCCTCGAACAGCCGCGCCATGAAGGCCAGACCCTCGCGTCGGATGAACGACTTCCCGGCGAAGGTGTACAGCACTGGGTTTATGCAGCTGCTGACGAAGGCTATGGTGGAGGTGAGCGCTCGCAGCTTCGCCCTGACCTTTTGTAGGCTGTCAAAGAAAGAACAGCTGGGTT is drawn from Puntigrus tetrazona isolate hp1 chromosome 7, ASM1883169v1, whole genome shotgun sequence and contains these coding sequences:
- the ltb4r gene encoding LOW QUALITY PROTEIN: leukotriene B4 receptor 1 (The sequence of the model RefSeq protein was modified relative to this genomic sequence to represent the inferred CDS: inserted 1 base in 1 codon); this encodes GVPLALSHQIGIAILAVAFVFXFPGNLFVVWSVLCRVRRRSVTCLLILNLSAADALVLLSAPLFIRFLAGGLHWEFGPALCKTVHYLCCVNMYASIYLICLMSMDRWLAVTKPFLSQRLRTRKRLLSVMLGIWVMAFLMALPMPFYHHGAFLPTMHVCMPYHWNSDAHEIFQYLSETVLGFLLPFSFILFCYVSVICRLRSAMFQRKGRGNALILLIITAFTVFWLPYHLINILQVIGVMQGSSSSVLKAAKVARPNVTAFAFMSSSVNPVLYVFAGSSHIRQAGLGFMAKLFEGTNSESASTRSSRGSNAESSVFAKLSVKVSRKGERGETPGGEDEAAADGQNRDEVKTLTTLH